The following proteins come from a genomic window of Sphingomonas oryzagri:
- a CDS encoding aldolase/citrate lyase family protein — MNHLENMMLDRLKRGRDEFGVVAVKAEFEAEGTRPDELLRLLDMARRADLKVALKIGGCEAVSDLLASRLYGIDYIIAPMVETPYALSKFIDAKKKTHGTNEDGTQFLYNLETETTLQNLEEMVPVAKGGVDGIVFGRVDFTLSRGMPRGAINEPSITDAVLRVALTCALNDLELVVGGSVSVDAIPALRAIRAIRLDRFETRKVIFSGAALDTNKIEAGIANAVDFELDWLRNKRDYYGSISQEDATRIAMMEARTRAPVSLVSAA; from the coding sequence ATGAACCATCTCGAAAACATGATGCTGGATCGCCTGAAGCGCGGTCGTGACGAATTCGGCGTCGTCGCCGTCAAGGCGGAGTTCGAGGCGGAGGGCACGCGTCCGGACGAGCTGCTGCGCCTGCTCGACATGGCGCGCCGCGCGGACCTGAAGGTCGCGCTGAAGATCGGCGGCTGCGAGGCGGTGTCCGATCTCTTGGCGAGCCGGCTCTACGGCATCGACTATATCATCGCGCCGATGGTGGAGACGCCCTACGCGCTCTCCAAATTCATCGACGCCAAGAAGAAGACCCACGGCACCAACGAGGACGGCACCCAGTTCCTCTACAATCTCGAGACCGAGACCACGCTGCAGAACCTCGAGGAGATGGTTCCGGTGGCGAAGGGCGGCGTCGATGGCATCGTCTTCGGCCGCGTCGACTTCACGCTGTCGCGCGGTATGCCGCGCGGCGCGATCAACGAGCCTTCGATCACCGACGCTGTGCTGCGCGTGGCGCTGACCTGCGCGCTCAACGATCTGGAGCTGGTGGTCGGCGGTTCGGTGTCGGTGGACGCCATCCCGGCGCTGCGCGCGATCCGCGCCATCCGCCTCGATCGCTTCGAGACGCGCAAGGTGATCTTCTCGGGCGCCGCGCTCGATACCAACAAGATCGAGGCCGGCATCGCCAACGCCGTGGACTTCGAGCTCGACTGGCTGCGCAACAAGCGCGACTATTACGGTTCGATCTCCCAAGAGGACGCGACGCGCATCGCCATGATGGAAGCGCGCACCCGCGCGCCCGTCTCGCTCGTTTCCGCCGCCTAG
- a CDS encoding SDR family NAD(P)-dependent oxidoreductase has protein sequence MFGATGAIGGTVVDHATRAGWAVTAVTRGAIPAEAGSAEWLRYDPIDDADGVALDGLAPFDAVCWAQGANLADSLKDFDMARHVALYQANCLTVMASAAALLRRGLLCAKGARLAIVSSIWQERARQDKFSYAVTKAAVGGIVRAASVDLGSDGHLVNGVLPGVLDTPMTRANLSADQIATVTGKSTLGRLPDLATLAETILFLCSPANNSITGQSIAVDLGMSNAHLL, from the coding sequence GTGTTCGGCGCGACCGGCGCGATCGGCGGTACGGTCGTCGATCACGCAACCCGCGCCGGATGGGCGGTGACGGCGGTGACGCGGGGCGCGATCCCCGCAGAGGCCGGCTCCGCCGAATGGCTCCGCTACGATCCGATCGATGATGCGGACGGTGTCGCGCTGGACGGGCTGGCCCCGTTCGATGCGGTGTGCTGGGCACAGGGCGCCAACCTCGCCGATTCGCTCAAGGATTTCGACATGGCCCGCCATGTCGCGCTCTACCAGGCCAATTGCCTGACGGTGATGGCGTCGGCCGCCGCGCTGCTGCGGCGCGGTCTGCTCTGCGCCAAGGGTGCGCGCCTCGCGATCGTCAGCTCGATCTGGCAGGAGCGCGCGCGGCAGGACAAATTCTCCTACGCCGTCACCAAGGCGGCGGTCGGCGGCATCGTCCGCGCGGCGAGCGTCGATCTCGGCAGCGACGGCCATCTCGTCAACGGCGTGCTGCCCGGCGTGCTCGACACGCCGATGACCCGCGCCAACCTCTCGGCGGACCAGATCGCGACGGTGACGGGCAAGTCCACCCTCGGCCGCCTGCCCGATCTGGCGACGCTGGCCGAGACGATCCTCTTCCTCTGCTCGCCCGCCAACAACAGCATCACCGGCCAATCGATCGCCGTCGATCTGGGAATGTCCAATGCCCACCTCCTTTAG
- a CDS encoding 3-dehydroquinate synthase produces MPTSFSVSASTGAYDVAIGPGSLAAVLADTRDQVVIADAFFADRLAAAGIDAILIDANEEAKSLDRVSDLIVALRERGATRGTRLVAIGGGVVQDAAAFVASIYMRGIDWVYVPTTLLSMADSCIGGKSSINVGRFKNIVGTFHPPVTVQVDATLTDKLSAEQKAEGLCEAAKICLCHGPDRFADYLALAPSAMSGAATLERVSELTLRTKTWFIEIDEFDRAERLLLNFGHTFGHAIEAASDFAVSHGLAVGLGMLAALELGRLQGRDPMPVGHVAAFAAHIRGLLATVPDLADRLSGVTIDAFFAAFESDKKHSRTAYAAIVVTPEGRVERVMLPRDAASVALIRGAFAAILEASVAARAAA; encoded by the coding sequence ATGCCCACCTCCTTTAGCGTTTCCGCCTCGACCGGCGCCTACGATGTCGCGATCGGGCCGGGTTCGCTCGCCGCCGTACTGGCCGACACGCGCGATCAGGTGGTGATCGCCGATGCCTTCTTCGCCGATCGGCTCGCTGCCGCCGGGATCGACGCGATCCTGATCGACGCGAACGAGGAGGCGAAGTCGCTCGACCGCGTCTCGGACCTGATCGTGGCGCTGCGTGAACGCGGCGCGACGCGCGGTACCCGGCTGGTCGCGATCGGCGGCGGCGTGGTGCAGGATGCGGCGGCCTTCGTCGCCTCGATCTACATGCGCGGGATCGACTGGGTGTATGTGCCCACAACCCTGCTCAGCATGGCGGACAGCTGCATCGGCGGCAAAAGCTCGATCAATGTTGGGCGCTTCAAGAATATCGTCGGCACCTTCCACCCGCCGGTGACGGTGCAGGTCGACGCCACGCTGACCGACAAGCTCTCCGCCGAACAAAAGGCGGAAGGGTTGTGCGAGGCGGCGAAGATCTGCCTGTGCCACGGCCCCGATCGCTTCGCCGATTATCTGGCGCTGGCGCCCTCGGCGATGTCCGGAGCGGCGACGCTGGAACGGGTTTCGGAACTGACGCTGCGAACCAAGACCTGGTTCATCGAGATCGACGAGTTCGATCGCGCCGAGCGGCTGCTGCTCAATTTCGGCCACACCTTCGGCCACGCGATCGAGGCGGCGAGCGACTTTGCGGTCAGCCATGGCCTCGCCGTCGGGCTGGGAATGCTGGCCGCGCTGGAGCTGGGGCGGCTGCAGGGGCGCGATCCGATGCCGGTCGGGCACGTCGCCGCCTTCGCGGCGCATATCCGCGGCCTGCTCGCCACCGTGCCCGACCTAGCCGATCGCCTGTCGGGCGTGACGATCGACGCCTTCTTCGCCGCCTTCGAATCGGACAAGAAGCACAGCCGGACCGCCTATGCCGCGATCGTCGTCACGCCCGAGGGGCGCGTCGAGCGCGTGATGCTGCCGCGCGACGCGGCGTCGGTGGCGCTGATCCGGGGCGCCTTCGCCGCCATCCTCGAAGCGTCGGTCGCGGCGCGCGCGGCGGCCTGA